From Panthera tigris isolate Pti1 chromosome B4, P.tigris_Pti1_mat1.1, whole genome shotgun sequence:
CCTTTTGTTGACAGATACTAATTTATAtgaggaaggcaaaggaaaaatggatTCAAACAAATACTGTAAGTTCAATAGTATACTAATTAATGGATTTTCtaattggttttccttttttttttttttttaacttttcccctAAGTCTGCTGATTAGTTATGATTGCTTTATTACAAGGCTTTGGAGGACATCTGAAAACATAATCACCTGGGGATGTTTGTCCCTGGTTTTGGGGATGGATCTTACAAGACGTTAAAGCAGCACCATCCAATAGAAATGTCAtgtgaggggcacatgggtggctcagtcagttaagtgtctgactcttggttttggatcaggccaggatcttacagttcatgagattgagtcccaagttgagctctgtactgtcagtgtggagcctgcttgagattctctgtctctccccctctctgctctctctctgtttctctgtctctctctcgaaataaataaacattaaaaaaaaaaaaagaaatgtaatatgaGCTACACATAAAGCttcaaattttcttcttaaaaatattttttaaatttatcttgatttatttattttaaaataaagagccagtaggggaggggcagagagaaaggaagagagaccatCTCAaacagactctgcattgtcagcatggagcccaatgagggtctcgaactcatgaaccatgagatcatgacctgaaccaaaaccaagagttggatgtttaacctactggaACCTCCAGGTCCAGCTAGACTTCAAATAGGATCACCATTGGACTTGCCAATTGTATGAAATAATAACTTACCATGTTTGTTTAACTTAGCTTGAACTGGGTTGATTAGTGTCACTTACAATGAGTCCTGATGAGTAAACTActtgtttctttctcattcctaCACTCTCCCTTGCCATTAGACCATTCCTCTTATTCAAACCTTACATGCCCATGCTTGCTTGCCACAGAAAATCAAGGCAGATTTTACTTACCCTGCAAAGGAGATCAGGAGACCAATTGCTGTTTGGGAAAGGCAGAGGTAAAATAAAGTTAGAACATTCTATTATGAGAGTTCTATGTGTGCTGGAGGATGAGTCAGAGACTATCTACCTCATTGACTTGGGAAATTCAGCTTTTCAGCCATCtgcattttccttcctccctatGGATATGGGAGGGATCCTGAGACATAGCAGGGGGATTCCTGGATCAAAGGAGACATGGCTACTTCCTAGATGAACAAGAGTCCATTCAGATTAGAAAGACCTTTACTGGTCAGTGAAGCACAACCATCATGAGTGTATGGAATGAGAGATGTGTTATAGGATTTAGACCCTGCACAATTGAGGGAGAAGCTGAGGAAACAAAGGTCCAGAAGGAGGAACTGGAAATCAGACGGAAAGGCATTAATCAGTCTTCTTGGATCACATGGCCCAAGGGTCAGACTGCAGGTCTCCTTGCTGCAGTGGCAGCTCCAGAGCAGAGTaaaatgggtgggtgggtgggggtgtagATAGGGAGAGGGGGTGGAGTCATGGCAAGACCAAGAAGATGTTTAGAgagtttcttcctctctttgcatTTTAGTTGAAAGGAGTGCAGCAAAACTATAACCAAAGGAGACATTAGGCTTCCAGAAAAATCTCAAGGAAAAGTATTTCAAGCAATAGTAGAAGCTGTTGGATCAGGCTCTAAAGGAAAGGGTGGAGAGATTCAACCAGTTGGCATGAAAGTTGGAGATACGGTTCTTCTCCCAGAGTATGGAGGCACCAAAGTAGTTCTAGATGACAAGGATTATTTCTGGTGTAGAAGTGGTGACATTTTTGGAAAGTGTGTAGACTAAAATACATCATTATTGAAATGGTGCTTGGTGAAGCTGCCCATTCCAGTAAAGTTGTGAAATCTTTAATCATGTAAATAACTTTCATGTCTCTTTTGTAATATACTCATGGTATCCAAACTAATGATATTGCACATCTCTAGAATTTAGTTTTGGTGTATTGATATAAACATTACCAAATACAAATGCATAAATGAGTggttaatctttaaaaaaaatctgtcttcttggggcccctgggtggctcagttggttaagcatctgacttcagctcagattatgacctcgtggttcatgagttccagctctgtgctgacatttcagagccaggagcctgctttggattctgtgtctccatctctctctgcccctccctgctctctctctctctctctctctctctctctttctctcaaataaataaacatttaaaaaaaggtaaaaaaaataaaaaatctgtctTCTTAAAGCATTGATACAAATGGACAAGATAGAAGATGCAGGGAAGTTAAGAGAAGTCAAGAACATCCAGTACCTGAAGTAAAAACACAAAGGGGAAGTTCATGGTGAAGTCTATGGGAAGTTATTGACTCTCCATAACTATTGCTTCTGTGGGTCTGTAGCTAGGTTTCTGGTTGTGGGTGTGGGCCTCTGTAGCAGTGTCAGTAGTTGGGAAAAGAGTTAGAGGGGGCCAGAAGAGAGTGAAGGAAAACTGGAACTTGCTGGGCACCTCTGCATTGGTTTTTCATTCTATTTGACTGCAAAGACCTTTGGAGAGTAATAACCACTATTTCACTTCTGTCTCCCAAGTCCCAAATTAATCACTGCTAACCTAGAAACATACAGGGCAAGAAATTCAGGAAAATGTGGTTTCCAGCTTGGCCAGACTGACTTTAGGGGAACCCAGGACAAGGTCAATCTCTGTGGTGATACCAAGGCAAACCATGAACCATCGATTAAAAGGCAGCACTTGACAATAAAGTACAAGTTACAGTTAGCACAACTCACCCTTTGGGGAGAAATCGAAGCTTCTACATCAGGTTAGtgctttctttgtgtcctctttgtGTCTTTAAGTAGATCTTCTAATTCCCCATCACAAAGGGGATCCTGACCCTGCCTATCACCCTGTTTCTTCCTTGCCGTTGGATTGTTAAGACTTAGCATCTGATTGCTTCTTCTTTCCACCAAATTGTTTAGCAGTGATACTTGACCAAGACCTAATTTACTTCTGTTGTTTCTAACTATTTCTTCTGGACCTAGACATGTTTAGGATGCCAAGACTCTCGCCAGGCCAGATTCCCAGCTAAGCCCCAGCTCCTATATAGCCATAAATGGCTCCTTCACCTCAACTGGGGAGGCCAGCCTTCCTTCATGCTTACCAAATGAGTGCACCAACTGCTCTAACATTGAAACTCtttattatttgtgatttttttctgtaggtGGAAGACTTCCTCTCAACTCGTTGAAGGggttcctcctccttctccccctcctcctcgttgtcgtcgtcgtcgtcgtcgtcatcgtcatcctcctcctcctcctcctcctcctcctccttctttttcttcttcttctagagggagagagagagcgagagaagggcaaagagagagaatcttaagcaggctccatgcccagcacagaacctgacatggctctcaatctcatgaccaggagatcatgacctgagccgaaatcaagagtcagacacttaactgactgagcctcccaagcgcTCCTCAATGAAGGGATTTTCTATGCTTGAGTATGAACTAATAGATTGATACGAAGAATATATAGTCAAAGAAACATGGATTTGGTGCCAACAGACTAGCTTTTGTATATGTAATGTGGTAGCTGGGTAAACACAAACAAGAATCTCAACCATAATCATAGCTATTTctctccacacttagcacagtaAAGCAGATGAGTCCCTGAGGACTTAAGGACACTGCAGTATTGGCCCTGGAAGGCTACCTCTGGACTCCTTACTAGGAAATGGTTTATGCCACCGTTTCCTGAACCTCTATTACTAGCAGATGCACACCAATCCCACACACAAGATGCAAACTTCTGGGATCCTGCTCTTCATTCTCAGTGTTCTGAAGATGAATTCTACCATGtgggagaaatgcaaatgaagtaACATTTGGGTCTGGAAGACTTAGAAGGAACCAGATGCTCTGTCCTAGTCTACTATATCTAAGTGGAACTTTGAGCATGTGTGCACTGAGTGCAAAAATCACCCAATGTTAGATTGAGCTGACCTCTGCCTTCAGAATCAAAGAGccaataccaaaaataaaaacagaattctgaATTTGGCCCAGAGAAACTCAGCTAGTTTATTTGGTCATCATCTAACCCCTGCAGGCACTTGACAATTTCCATAAAGTATCAATAGCAGCACAGATTTTACTCATGTCTTATTACATCTTGATCTCGTTGTCTTTGAATCTTAATGTTAACTTTTCAATGAATCTTCATTGCTCTGGACTTGGTgcttttatgtttcctttatgtattttgtaacAATCCTGGGAGGTATAggtcataattattttaatagctaacatagatatatatgtatatatacacattatgtgccagacacatagttctaagcattttattaactcatttaattgtATATCACTCTTGGAGGTAGTTCTTATTAATATCATCATCTaccttttacaggtgaggaaattcaAATATGGAGTTAGatcatccaaggtcacacaagcaATGAGCGGTAGCActtgggttcaaacccaggcagtctggctccacagGTCATGCTCTAACCACTAGTCTACATTGcctgctattttaaaataaaaccaagactCAGGAAGTAAGTGAATTGCCCAGGGACCCGCAGCTGCTAATGAGTGGAGCTACTATTCTAACACAGGTTTTTGGAGTCTAAAGTTCACATCTTTCCATACTGCTTTCATCAGCTACAAggtgtgtgactttaggcaagtcacttGATTTTGTCAAGCCTCATCttccacctataaaatggggataataacgcTGATCTCACAAGGGTATTCTGGGACTAAATAcaattaattacataaaatgtttaacTCCATGACATCTAAGTTAATGCTTAGTAAATATTAACTTGCCAGATAATGGATGGGTTCCCAAGAAAAGCTCTTTATTCTCAATGTTTGATAAGTATTAAGAACATGTTAACTCTGAGCATGTTACCTAAGAACATTTAACTATGGAAAGCACAATGTACATAAAATATTGATGGTTTGACATAATTTCTGTTCTCTAAACCTTGATAATTGCATTTAGATTTGCTTTAGAACTAGATGGTTGTTGTGTCCTGGAAATACTTCTTGTCAAGGGCAAAACAATTATTGTGTAAGCCCTTAAAAACTGACTCCAATtaaggctctttaaaaaaaaatatatctatatatctatatatctatatctatctatctatctatatagatagatatatttgTGATCTGTGTCTATATACTCTCTTAAAATagcattcttttatttccatatcAAAATTTTAAGGTAAGTTAAGCCTGGAACACTAAAAAACAATGTTTGTTGACCTGATAATCTGTTTTCCCGTTGTCTGTTGAAATTTCTGTTGATGGAATCAGTGGAAATTATCAGGTTAAGTATAAGTCTCTTTGTTCCTCTAAACAAAATTATGATGCACTTGTCAGATTTCAAGGACATGATGAAACATGGTTTAGAAATGCCGTAGATAATTGTACTACAGAAAGTAAAAGGTCTCAGACAATAAAAAGTAAGagccaagaatattttaaactcaaaatagaaatatttttataatgtgagGAGTATCTGGAAACAGATCAAGAGAACAAGAATATTAATGGTTTTTGCAGCATGGTGTCcatttcaatgaatatttggggTTATATGTAATATTCTTTGCATTCATAGACCCACTCCTAAGTCCACTGCCATCATTCCAGCCCACCAACTCTTACCTACATGATGATACTAGCCTTTGAATCCTTAGCATTTGTGTCATACTTTGCTCCAACTGAACATATTAATTGATTATCCGTTGCCCTCAAGATGAAATCCAAACTGCTTAGTCTGACATCAGGTACACCATTATTGTGAGCATTATACAAGATAATAtaaattgattcatgaatttgtTCATTCAGTGTAAGTTGACCTTTTGCTGGTCCATTCCCTGTGTTAAACTTTGGGCATGCAGATGGAGATCTTGGTCTCACGATCAAAGCAAAGTGTTCTCACCTTGTAGAGGGGAGGACAGACAAGAATAACATCATTCACCATGCTATGTGGTAGTGGTATAATAGACATAAACCAAGGACACTGTGGAAGTTCAGAGGAAAGGTAACATTTCCAACTTACCTCCCACTGTTTCTTTATTCAAACCCTGTGCTCAACTGGTCTATTTGCAATTCTCCTAAATAAGCATGCACATGTCCATCTCTCTACCTTTGATGATATTGCGTTTTTTTATGCTGAAGCTCTTCATTTTCTgcttattcattcaaccaatatagATTGAAATTGTACCGCATGCTTCAGTATGTGTGCTCTCTGCCACACAGCAGTGAGTGAAAGAGGTACAGCCCTCTGGAAGCCTACAGTGtcacctttcccctcccctcctgctccctctaAAACTCCccttcttttaattgttttttaacgttttatttatttttgagacagagagagacagagcatgaacgggggaggggcagagagagagggagacacagaatcggaagcaggctccaggctctgagccatcagcccagagcccgacgcggggctcgaactcacggaccgcgagatcgtgacttgagctgaagtcggacgcttaaccgactgagccacccaggcgccccaaaactccCCTTCTTTTACTACTTGGCCCATGGTGTCTTCTTCTGGAGCTCCAGTAaacttatttattatctgtcacGTGTCAAATCTTATACAATTATCTGGGATCAATCAGTGTTTTACTGGTGAATTTATCCATAGTAACAGGAAATGTAAGTATCCTTGTTAGATGAAAATTTTAGATGATTTTTAAACTCTGATCTTACTCCTTTAGTTGGATGATGGTTGGCAATCCGCAGAAGACTCCATCTCCACACCTGTTACAAAATGTGCAGAATGAGCAGATGAAAGAGTTCCAGGTGTGaagttacatttctttaaaaatctaacattttAGTATCCATTTAATAAGCTAGATcaaatttcttcacattttatttctaatgctCATGGATATTTAGGGCAAGGGGAAGGAGGTCAaggtggagaaagaaggaagaagaagatgaagaagaaaaggataacAAGGGCTCCACCAGAAAGAGGGGTGGAAACTTACTGAAATAAGGGCAAAGAACTTCCTTTGcacagaatatttcattttcaggGTTTCTTTCCTCCTACTCCCCATGTCAAATCTTGTGAAAAAGCTGGGTGTGTTGTGAATCCTTTGTGTGGGATTCAGACATTGAAAAGCAAGGGCTGGAATGTGGGGTGAGAATCATATGACTGACCTCCGAAATCTCCAAATGTATTTGTCATATAGTTGAGTAAGAGCAGTTACAAAAAAAAGGCCAAGAGTAtctgtttataaatatattttaataaagctcAGTGTTAaagtctcccaaaataaacaatcTGTGTTGAGGTTCTCATATATGTCTTATATAATCAAAGGATTgtgaactctatttttttttaattgaatatatagTTTAGTCCAGGTCTTCTGGGGAAATCActttatttgagctttttttctttgtgcacCTGCTATATGCTAGGCAGGgtgtttatatatttgataaatggAATGCAGTTTTTACTTGCAAGGTGTTTATAATCAGTGGGGGTAACTTATTAGTCATCAAATCATTTTTGTTGTAATATTTTACATGACATGCatatctacatttatttttaaaaaaatttttaatgtttatttttgagacaaaaagagacagagtatgagcgggggaggagcagaaggagagggagacacagaatccaaaggaggctccaggctctgagctgtcagcacagagcccaatgcagagcctgaacccatgagccgtgagatcatgatctgagccaaagtcagacgttcaaccgactgagttacccaggtgcctctacatttattttaaatttcttcactcttacatgtgtatgtgtctgtatgtgtaaTTGATTatgtataattgtatatatatgtatataaaactttatgcatatatatatgtgcaaataTAAGAAAGTGCCTACAGACGTGATATTTTAGAAGGTTGATGGACTTCTTGAAGTCCATCTTTGTATCCTGGGTTGGGAACTTCAGGCAAAAGCAGACTATGCtatagaaaaatttgaaatttcaggGTATTGTCCTGTCCAAGAGGTTGatgccagcttttttttttaatttttatttatttttattatttttttttaatgtttatttatttttgagacagagagagacagagcatgaacaggggaggggcagagagagagggagacacagaatctgaaacaggctccaggctctgagctgtcagcacagagcccgacacggggctcgaactctcggaccatgagatcatgacctgagctgaagtcggacgcttaaccgaccaagccacccaggtgccccagatgccagctttttaatgttaaaatgccCACAaattgctattaaaataaaaatggaacaccTAAACCCTCCATGGTTTAAGGCTCTCtgtagaggggtacctgggtggctcagtagttaaacgtccgacttcagctcaggttatgatctcatagttcatgagtttgagccctgcattgggctctgtgctgacagctcggagcctggagtctgcctcagattctgtctctgtctctgtctctctccctctctctctccccaactcacgctctgtcgctctctctctcttaaagataaacattaaaagaaaattaaagttccCTGTAGTAAATTTGGCTGAATGCAAGCAACTCAATGAATTAATCCTTCATAAATAtcatgttataattttttataaatcagTACATGTAAATCTTTCCTTTTTGCCTGTAGCAAATCAGGTGAGCGGTCATTGATACACTCTCACAGTTATTGTTGGAACGCTCTTTCTCTTTAGGGCAGAGGTAACATCACCTGATAAGATTGTGAGAAGTTGATTTATTGTTGGCTGTTTTGCCTAGCCCTTTTCCATAAATTTCTCTCTATCAGATCTAAGCCGTGGAAATCACATTGTTAGTCTTTAGTTTTTGATAGCAGTGACTGCTTGCTTGAACTCTCCTTTCGGTACCAGCAGCTCCGTCTTGATCTCTGATGTTATGCAAAGCACATCTGCCTTTTAACTTGCCTGATCCAAACCTTATTTGCCTTGTGCATTTTCTACCCTTTGATCCCTCTCTGCATTACTATTTATCAGTATCAAAAAGCTTCAGCTGGAAGCTGGGCAAATGCAGAGGTTGCCAGTCATTACTTTTGGCCCCAGATCCATAAAATCAAGTCAGTTACACGTCTGGTGGGTTTTTCTCTAACTGGACTGCATGCATCACAAGAGCACACTCTCCCCTGTCCTTACTGAGTCATGTCAAGAACTGAAGGTGAGCTTTATCGTTAAAATTATGAGTACCTTCCCCCCAAGTCCTAGCGCACAGCAATTTAGTCATCTATataagttccttttctttttttcttttaaaaaaaatttcgtaatttattttcttaaattacatcCCAGTTAGCCTATAGtccaacagtgatttcaggagtagattccttagtgccccttacccatttagcccacctccccgctcccacactccctccagtaactctgtttgttctccatatttaagagtctcttaatgtttttgtccccctccctgtttttatattatttttgcttcccttcccttatgttcatctgttttgtctcttaaagtcctcgtatgagtgaagtcatatgatttttgtctttctctgactaatttcacttggcataataccctccagttccatccacgtagttgcagatggcaagatttcattctttttgattgccgagtaatactccattgtatatatataccacatcttctttatccattcatccagcgatggacatttgggctctttccatactttggctattgtcaatagtgctgcaggtgtccctttgaaacagcacacctgtatcccttggataaatacctagtagtgcaattgctgggtggtaaggtagttctattttaattttttgaggaacctccatactgttttccagagtggctgcaccagcttgcattcacaccaacaatgcaaaagagatcctctctgtctacatcctcaccaacatctgttgttgcctgagttgttaatggtagccattccggtaggtgtgaggtggtatctcattgtggttttgatttgtatttccctggtatgatgagtgatgtggagcattgtttcatgtgtcggttggccatctggatgtcttctttggagaagacatgtcttttgcccatttcttcactggattatttggttttgtcttttgcccatttcttcactggattatttggttttgggtgttgagtttgagaagttctttatagattttggatactaaccctttatctgatatatcatttgcaaatatcttctcccattctgtcagttgccttttagttttgctgatgtttccttcgctgtgccaaagatttttattttgatggggtcccaatagttcatttttgcttttgttatatgagttccttttcaaaatatcattgtattattttccttctgaacAATTACTACAATGTGAATTTTACATTATACTTGTGTGATTAACATCTCTTTCACAATTATATCGTAAGCAGCATGTGTCAGGAAGCATGTTTAGATGGCTCTTTATATTCCTagcacctaacacagtgcctgcctGACATAGGCCCATAGGTGATGATTAAAATGTGCTGAAtgagggtccctgggtggctcagtcagttgagcgtctgactttggttcaggtcatgatctcacttttggtgagtttgagccccatgtcaggctctgtgctgacagctccgagcccggaACGTGTTTCGgacctatgtctccctctctctctctctgctcctcccctactcgtactttgtctctcaaaaataaataaaacatttaaaaaaagttttttttttaaaaacaataataaaataaaataaaatgtgctgaaTGAATTTACCTTTGCCCAAATATTATGGAAGTTTCTCCTCTGGAATTGTCTTCAGAGCCAATTTGCCAGCAACAAGAGAAtggtttcttgattttctttgaaGAGCATCGGAACGTCTGGGTctgcctgtgtttttctttctctttcttttgctgcaCTTAGGCCCTCTTGGTTGGcctccattctctcttctctcagtgTGGTAGAAACTCCCACTTGGAAGTTACCTGGCACAGCCACGCAGATGCTGACTTGGACTCCACTCAGGGGACCCTGGGGCAGCTGAGGGGTGGAAGCAATAGAAAGCCTTTGGTGAAACGCTCGTTGCACTGAGTGAATTTGCCTGGGTGCTGTCTACCTGCTGTCATTGCCATGAAAGCCTTAAGTGGGTGTGATTAGCTGAACACTGTGAATGTTCATTGCTGAAGGTTTGGGACTCAGGTTTTAAGTGAGCTCCTTACAACAGAGATGGTCTAAAGTGAGCTGATGGTGTTATTAGTAATTATTGGTGGAGAAGGGAGGCCCTGAATTTACACAGGACTGTAACTGTCTTCTTATGTATTTCTGTAAGGTTTAAGCTTCCTTTTTACCCTGGGACTGTATTTACCTTagtaattaaaagaaagatgtacagagcacctgggtggctcagtggttgagggtctgattttggctcaggtcatgatctctcagtttgtgagttcgagccccgcaacgggctctctactgtcaatgcagagcccccttcatatcctctgtccctctctctctctctctctctctctctgcccctctcctgctcatgtacacacccgctctctgtctcaaaaataaattaaaaaaaaaacatttaa
This genomic window contains:
- the LOC102956047 gene encoding LOW QUALITY PROTEIN: 10 kDa heat shock protein, mitochondrial-like (The sequence of the model RefSeq protein was modified relative to this genomic sequence to represent the inferred CDS: inserted 2 bases in 2 codons); its protein translation is MFREFLPLFXILVERSAAXTITKGDIRLPEKSQGKVFQAIVEAVGSGSKGKGGEIQPVGMKVGDTVLLPEYGGTKVVLDDKDYFWCRSGDIFGKCVD